A stretch of Vulpes vulpes isolate BD-2025 chromosome 4, VulVul3, whole genome shotgun sequence DNA encodes these proteins:
- the CD74 gene encoding HLA class II histocompatibility antigen gamma chain isoform X2: MEDQRDLISNHEQLPMLGQRPGAPESKCSRGALYTGFSVLVALLLAGQATTAYFLYQQQGRLDKLTVTSQNLQLESLRMKLPKPPKPLSKLRVATPMMMQALPIQSLPQGPTQNATEYGNMTQDHVMHLLLEADPLKVYPKLKGSFPENLKHLKNTMETLDWKVFENWMYQWLLFEMSKNSLEKKSTEVPLKEPLDMEDLSSGLGMAK; the protein is encoded by the exons ATGGAAGACCAGCGCGACCTCATCTCCAACCATGAGCAGCTACCCATGCTGGGCCAGCGCCCTGGTGCCCCAGAGAG CAAGTGCAGCCGAGGAGCTCTGTACACAGGCTTTTCTGTCCTGGTGGCTCTGCTCCTGGCTGGCCAGGCCACCACGGCCTACTTCCTGTACCAGCAGCAGGGCCGGCTGGACAAGCTGACGGTCACCTCCCAGAACCTGCAGCTGGAGAGCCTGCGCATGAAGCTTCCCAAGC CTCCCAAGCCTTTGAGCAAGCTGAGGGTGGCCACTCCCATGATGATGCAGGCGCTGCCCATTCAAAGCCTGCCCCAGGGG CCCACACAGAATGCCACCGAGTACGGCAACATGACACAGGACCACGTGATGCACCTGCTTCTG GAGGCGGACCCCCTGAAGGTGTACCCAAAGCTGAAGGGGAGCTTCCCCGAGAACCTGAAACACCTTAAGAACACCATGGAGACCCTGGATTGGAAG GTCTTTGAGAACTGGATGTATCAGTGGCTCCTGTTTGAAATGAGCAAGAACTCCCTGGAGAAGAAGAGCACTGAGGTTCCACTAAAAG AGCCACTGGACATGGAAGACCTGTCATCTGGGCTGGGCATGGCCAAGTAG
- the CD74 gene encoding HLA class II histocompatibility antigen gamma chain isoform X1 has protein sequence MEDQRDLISNHEQLPMLGQRPGAPESKCSRGALYTGFSVLVALLLAGQATTAYFLYQQQGRLDKLTVTSQNLQLESLRMKLPKPPKPLSKLRVATPMMMQALPIQSLPQGPTQNATEYGNMTQDHVMHLLLEADPLKVYPKLKGSFPENLKHLKNTMETLDWKVFENWMYQWLLFEMSKNSLEKKSTEVPLKALTKCQEEVSRIPDVHPGTFRPQCDENGNYKPLQCYGSTGYCWCVFPNGTEVPHTRSHGHHNCSEPLDMEDLSSGLGMAK, from the exons ATGGAAGACCAGCGCGACCTCATCTCCAACCATGAGCAGCTACCCATGCTGGGCCAGCGCCCTGGTGCCCCAGAGAG CAAGTGCAGCCGAGGAGCTCTGTACACAGGCTTTTCTGTCCTGGTGGCTCTGCTCCTGGCTGGCCAGGCCACCACGGCCTACTTCCTGTACCAGCAGCAGGGCCGGCTGGACAAGCTGACGGTCACCTCCCAGAACCTGCAGCTGGAGAGCCTGCGCATGAAGCTTCCCAAGC CTCCCAAGCCTTTGAGCAAGCTGAGGGTGGCCACTCCCATGATGATGCAGGCGCTGCCCATTCAAAGCCTGCCCCAGGGG CCCACACAGAATGCCACCGAGTACGGCAACATGACACAGGACCACGTGATGCACCTGCTTCTG GAGGCGGACCCCCTGAAGGTGTACCCAAAGCTGAAGGGGAGCTTCCCCGAGAACCTGAAACACCTTAAGAACACCATGGAGACCCTGGATTGGAAG GTCTTTGAGAACTGGATGTATCAGTGGCTCCTGTTTGAAATGAGCAAGAACTCCCTGGAGAAGAAGAGCACTGAGGTTCCACTAAAAG CACTGACCAAGTGCCAGGAGGAGGTCAGCCGCATCCCCGATGTCCACCCTGGCACGTTCAGGCCCCAGTGCGACGAGAACGGCAACTATAAGCCGCTCCAGTGCTATGGGAGCACCGGCTACTGCTGGTGCGTCTTCCCCAACGGCACCGAGGTCCCCCACACCAGGAGCCACGGGCACCATAACTGCAGTG AGCCACTGGACATGGAAGACCTGTCATCTGGGCTGGGCATGGCCAAGTAG